From the Spiroplasma chrysopicola DF-1 genome, one window contains:
- a CDS encoding RsmE family RNA methyltransferase: MHRFFAQNFDGTFFTLEQDDLKQIKTVLKFRQGEHLICIFDGQHYEAAVNYDNNSITIMLVQPLLSKHESPVKITLIAGLIRGPKWDFLLQKATELGVSVIVPFKFERSVVQLKNENSTNKLARWQKICKEASEQSYRNEIPTVFPITNKLAEIKKFCGKINFVCYENASLGARLHDVLSKPGKTITFVIGPEGGLTPKEIDQLQKLGFDNVSLGSRILRAETASLAVLSAILYQKEL; the protein is encoded by the coding sequence ATGCATCGCTTTTTTGCCCAAAATTTTGATGGTACTTTTTTTACCTTAGAACAAGATGATTTAAAACAAATCAAAACAGTTTTAAAATTTCGTCAAGGAGAACATTTAATTTGTATTTTTGATGGTCAACATTATGAAGCGGCTGTTAACTATGATAATAACTCTATTACAATTATGTTAGTTCAACCGCTATTATCAAAACATGAATCACCAGTTAAAATAACTTTAATTGCCGGCTTAATTCGGGGGCCAAAATGAGATTTTTTATTGCAGAAGGCAACAGAATTAGGCGTTAGTGTAATTGTTCCATTTAAGTTTGAACGTTCTGTGGTACAATTAAAGAATGAAAATAGCACTAACAAATTAGCCCGCTGACAAAAGATCTGTAAAGAAGCTAGTGAACAGTCTTACCGTAATGAAATTCCAACAGTTTTTCCAATTACGAATAAACTGGCGGAAATTAAGAAATTTTGTGGGAAAATTAATTTTGTTTGTTATGAAAATGCAAGTTTAGGAGCTCGACTACATGACGTATTATCAAAACCAGGCAAGACAATTACTTTTGTGATTGGGCCAGAAGGGGGCTTAACGCCTAAAGAAATTGATCAATTACAAAAGCTAGGTTTTGATAATGTTTCTTTAGGATCTCGTATTTTGCGGGCGGAAACAGCAAGTTTAGCAGTTTTAAGCGCCATTCTTTATCAAAAAGAGTTATAA
- the hpt gene encoding hypoxanthine phosphoribosyltransferase, translated as MKIHPLVKEVLYTRKDITAKCKELAQVVNQYYQENSQHNKDNTVICLGLLKGCIPFMAMLLLDLEIEVETEYMTVSSYGGGVAGNLNPEIMFDLVADVNDRDVLLVEDIIDSGKTIKLVKDYLLGKGARTVKVVTLLDKKSGRKVDLTVDWYGFDVPAAFLIGFGLDYEERLRNLPYVAIANVEKIKTWTWEK; from the coding sequence ATGAAAATTCATCCATTAGTTAAAGAAGTTTTATATACACGTAAAGATATTACTGCTAAGTGTAAAGAATTAGCTCAAGTTGTTAATCAATATTATCAAGAAAATTCCCAGCACAATAAAGATAATACGGTTATCTGTTTAGGATTATTAAAAGGTTGCATTCCGTTTATGGCAATGTTGCTATTAGATTTAGAAATTGAAGTTGAAACAGAATATATGACAGTTTCATCCTATGGTGGGGGTGTGGCTGGTAATTTAAATCCAGAAATAATGTTTGATTTAGTAGCAGATGTCAATGATCGTGATGTTCTGCTTGTTGAAGATATCATTGATAGTGGTAAGACAATTAAGTTAGTCAAAGATTATTTACTTGGAAAAGGAGCACGGACTGTTAAAGTTGTTACTTTATTGGATAAAAAATCAGGTCGTAAAGTTGACTTAACAGTTGATTGATATGGTTTTGATGTACCAGCGGCTTTTTTAATCGGTTTTGGTTTAGATTATGAAGAACGTTTGCGTAATTTACCATACGTTGCAATTGCTAATGTTGAGAAAATCAAAACTTGAACTTGAGAAAAATAA
- a CDS encoding IS3 family transposase, which yields MGTKWFTKNEKLNILKYYKENGWAKTIKKFEISTPTLSRWKKAVKISGEKALEPGNGLQSKGIRRPGRPKNLNFELMTKKELIEYIEMIQDVKKSLPKSKKKKFQTIWSLKKKYKIKYLCKILNVSRAGYYKWFNAGMKLFNKWNNTIAKIVKTLFLTFKKIYGYNMLTLIINKLYNWNLKPHIVYRYMKNMNLKSIIRIKKFNYKLSSGNKRHENIMNQDFSTTDINQKIGTDITYLLTSDKTYFLSIVKDFHTNEILDYQISNNLEKEFVFKNIINSWVKAGKPSTWVLQSDQGFHYTNSDYEKLCNYLGITISMSRRGNSYDNAHTESWFGTMKTEFLYHIKRKKRTAKWIIENLPKYIYFYNNFRPQAKLKGMSPVQYRKSSLQVTF from the coding sequence ATGGGAACAAAATGATTTACAAAAAACGAAAAACTTAATATTTTAAAATATTACAAAGAAAATGGTTGAGCAAAAACAATTAAAAAATTTGAAATTTCAACACCAACTTTATCTCGTTGAAAAAAGGCAGTTAAAATTAGTGGAGAAAAAGCGTTAGAACCAGGAAATGGTCTACAATCTAAAGGAATTCGTCGACCAGGGCGTCCAAAAAATCTTAATTTTGAATTAATGACAAAAAAAGAATTAATTGAGTATATTGAAATGATTCAAGATGTAAAAAAGTCCTTGCCCAAATCGAAAAAGAAGAAATTTCAAACGATTTGGTCCTTAAAGAAAAAATACAAAATTAAATATTTATGCAAAATTTTAAATGTTTCTAGAGCTGGTTATTATAAATGATTTAATGCTGGAATGAAACTTTTTAATAAATGGAATAATACAATTGCAAAAATAGTTAAAACGTTATTTCTAACTTTTAAGAAAATTTATGGATATAATATGTTAACACTAATTATTAATAAACTATATAATTGAAATTTAAAACCTCATATTGTCTATAGATATATGAAAAATATGAATTTAAAATCAATTATTAGAATAAAAAAATTTAATTATAAATTATCTTCTGGTAACAAAAGACATGAAAATATCATGAATCAAGATTTTTCAACCACAGATATTAATCAAAAAATAGGAACAGACATAACATATTTATTAACAAGCGACAAAACCTATTTTTTATCAATAGTAAAAGACTTTCATACTAATGAAATTTTGGACTACCAAATCAGTAATAATTTAGAAAAAGAATTTGTCTTTAAAAACATAATTAATTCTTGAGTAAAAGCTGGAAAGCCATCAACTTGAGTTCTACAATCAGATCAAGGTTTTCATTATACAAATTCTGATTATGAAAAATTATGCAATTATCTTGGAATTACGATTTCAATGTCCAGACGTGGAAACTCTTATGATAATGCCCATACAGAATCATGATTTGGTACTATGAAAACTGAATTTTTATATCATATAAAAAGAAAAAAACGAACAGCCAAATGAATTATTGAAAATCTACCTAAATATATCTATTTTTACAATAATTTTAGACCACAAGCCAAATTAAAAGGAATGAGTCCTGTTCAATACAGAAAATCATCCCTTCAAGTAACTTTTTAA
- the coaE gene encoding dephospho-CoA kinase (Dephospho-CoA kinase (CoaE) performs the final step in coenzyme A biosynthesis.), producing the protein MIIGVYGPIGAGKSTLCHYLAENYHYHYLSADQIAQTIMASKATMDFFAKHYPQVITEQSYDKTQLRQLLFINQNANEKIRDFLWPLVGNKIKEIITARQNQNIVIEAVAFKNLKIVLDYKIFITAPPEILFKRVKERNTTWTTEEINSLLAIQEELFTREKYDFKIINNTFEQELCNEIDQIMVKMGRK; encoded by the coding sequence ATGATTATTGGGGTATATGGACCAATTGGGGCTGGAAAATCAACTTTATGTCACTATCTTGCTGAGAATTATCATTATCATTATTTATCAGCTGATCAAATTGCGCAAACAATCATGGCTAGTAAAGCAACAATGGATTTTTTTGCTAAACATTATCCACAAGTAATTACTGAACAAAGTTATGATAAAACACAACTTCGTCAATTATTATTTATTAACCAAAATGCCAATGAAAAGATTCGTGATTTTTTATGACCCTTGGTGGGTAATAAAATTAAGGAAATAATTACTGCTAGGCAAAATCAAAATATTGTAATTGAGGCAGTAGCATTTAAGAATTTAAAGATAGTCCTTGATTATAAGATTTTTATTACTGCGCCACCGGAAATTTTGTTTAAAAGAGTTAAAGAGCGAAATACTACTTGAACAACAGAGGAAATTAATTCATTATTAGCAATTCAAGAAGAATTATTTACTAGAGAAAAATATGATTTTAAAATAATAAATAATACTTTTGAACAAGAACTATGCAATGAAATTGACCAGATAATGGTCAAGATGGGAAGGAAATAA
- a CDS encoding MIP/aquaporin family protein: protein MSIFFIQLSTELLGTAILVLLGNGVVANTLLKKTKGNNQGFLAITAGWGFATFLGVLVASLLNGAAQLNPAVTIAVIIQQTWFIEHGWFLLPAILIGQILGAIIAQLIVDTIYWKHIKDTVTDNPDFVLAIHSTIPTYQNKFLNFFTEMIGAALLVLVILVLSEQDSKTIHNLAPLFVGFTVFAIGLGIGGPTGYAINPVRDLIPRIIYTFLPLKEKNKAQWNYSWIPVLAPITGGIIVSLIFWAL, encoded by the coding sequence ATGTCAATATTTTTTATACAACTTAGTACTGAACTACTTGGAACAGCTATTTTAGTTTTATTAGGAAATGGCGTTGTCGCAAATACTCTTTTAAAAAAAACAAAGGGAAATAATCAAGGTTTTCTAGCAATAACAGCCGGGTGAGGATTTGCAACATTTTTAGGAGTCTTAGTCGCTAGTTTATTAAACGGCGCAGCACAGTTAAACCCTGCTGTTACAATTGCTGTTATCATTCAACAAACATGGTTTATTGAACATGGATGATTTTTACTCCCAGCAATATTAATTGGCCAAATTCTTGGCGCAATAATTGCACAACTAATTGTTGATACAATTTATTGAAAGCATATTAAAGATACTGTTACAGATAATCCTGATTTTGTTTTAGCAATCCATTCCACAATTCCTACTTATCAAAATAAGTTTCTGAATTTTTTTACCGAAATGATTGGAGCTGCTTTATTAGTATTAGTAATTTTAGTTTTATCAGAACAAGATTCAAAAACAATTCATAATTTAGCTCCGTTATTTGTTGGATTCACTGTTTTTGCCATTGGCTTAGGAATTGGTGGACCAACTGGTTATGCTATTAATCCGGTTCGAGATCTTATTCCTCGAATTATTTATACTTTTTTACCGCTAAAAGAAAAAAATAAGGCACAATGAAATTATAGTTGAATCCCTGTTTTAGCCCCAATTACTGGAGGAATTATTGTTAGTTTAATTTTCTGAGCATTATAG
- a CDS encoding SGNH/GDSL hydrolase family protein, with protein MKQKKIAILGDSLTFGYLPMGRGQMAQRDNWPAKLKNFLQKYYQDYEITLVINAWPGRTIVPPRIDFGFPQDNGQAQVTKLYQQAGNFDLFIVFLGTNDFFGEDAYQKMTGEKNIDIIKTIVDNLSKLLKQMASLVGSSEGSQKYQELIICPPKVVTKTEGELLTNFPAIFEEHFANEQVGVVNLQLTANPHQEDYQNYDGIHYTEQETSAVAQAIFNKIVADNLLQIN; from the coding sequence ATGAAACAGAAAAAAATAGCTATTTTAGGTGATTCCTTAACCTTTGGATATTTACCAATGGGACGTGGTCAAATGGCCCAAAGGGATAATTGGCCAGCAAAATTAAAAAACTTCTTACAAAAGTACTATCAAGACTATGAAATTACTTTAGTTATTAATGCTTGACCAGGGCGGACAATTGTTCCTCCACGGATTGATTTTGGTTTTCCCCAAGATAATGGCCAAGCGCAAGTAACAAAATTATATCAACAGGCTGGTAATTTTGATCTTTTTATCGTTTTTTTAGGAACCAATGACTTTTTTGGCGAAGATGCCTATCAAAAAATGACCGGTGAAAAAAATATAGATATTATTAAAACAATTGTTGATAATTTATCAAAGTTATTAAAACAAATGGCAAGTTTGGTAGGCAGCAGTGAGGGTAGTCAAAAATATCAGGAGTTAATTATTTGCCCTCCCAAAGTTGTTACCAAAACAGAAGGGGAATTATTAACAAATTTTCCAGCTATTTTTGAAGAACATTTTGCTAATGAACAAGTTGGGGTTGTTAATTTACAATTAACAGCAAATCCCCATCAAGAAGATTATCAAAACTATGATGGTATTCACTATACTGAACAAGAAACTAGCGCAGTTGCGCAAGCAATATTTAATAAAATTGTTGCTGATAATTTATTACAAATTAATTAG
- a CDS encoding ECF transporter S component — protein sequence MRKLTTRVITINSILIAIFLLFTFVPQLGYIMIGPVALTLVHILFLIGTYALFLTAGVNLIIAGTIYGLIFGLSSFLKVLVFPDITAFIFVNPLFSVVPRLLMGVMVGTLAQLLNYSAVKREQKALNSQLAKITWLTRYSYKIYDVIVAATATILNTFFVLSFMYFLGPLIYTNPDQQSFFKAFTWIILATNFLPELILAILIYPPVAYALRKLYY from the coding sequence ATGCGCAAATTGACAACAAGAGTAATTACAATCAATAGCATTCTTATTGCAATTTTTTTACTATTTACTTTTGTTCCACAACTAGGGTATATTATGATTGGTCCTGTTGCTTTAACTTTAGTTCACATTCTATTTTTAATAGGAACGTATGCTTTATTTTTAACAGCTGGCGTTAATTTAATTATTGCCGGAACAATTTATGGTTTAATCTTTGGTTTGTCATCTTTTTTAAAGGTTCTAGTTTTTCCAGATATAACTGCTTTTATTTTTGTTAATCCATTATTTTCCGTTGTTCCACGTTTATTAATGGGGGTAATGGTTGGAACTTTAGCACAGTTGTTAAATTATTCAGCTGTAAAAAGAGAACAAAAAGCGCTTAATAGTCAGTTAGCAAAAATAACATGATTAACGCGCTATTCTTATAAAATTTATGATGTAATTGTGGCTGCAACAGCGACAATCTTAAATACTTTTTTTGTTTTATCATTTATGTATTTTTTAGGACCGCTAATATATACTAATCCTGATCAACAAAGTTTTTTTAAAGCTTTTACTTGAATTATTTTAGCAACAAATTTTTTGCCAGAATTAATATTAGCAATATTAATTTATCCCCCAGTTGCTTATGCTTTACGGAAATTATATTACTAA
- a CDS encoding Gfo/Idh/MocA family protein — translation MLRIGTIGTGMIVSEFINACRENKEVEFTCLYSRSLDKAKIFSLKNNLQVRMVDNFEEMLDYIDIIYIASPNGLHYQQAKYFLQQQKHVLLEKPATFLQNEIIDLKNIALMNNVILMEAFKPIHLPEFQILKKTVDEIKPFLANFNWSKYSSRMKDVLNDEYPSIFDEILGRGSLYDALIYPVELAGALFGPIKEVKAMSHKLKNGVDINNIVLLRHQNNIFTSIVCSKATNGKNDSEILSYDYTITFNNLTSLNNLALHSREQDDYQYLTTSSSSTNKMVYELNAFLSLINTNNFKEMERLLDLTINAIAALEAIDRNQNQQGEFINEIK, via the coding sequence ATGTTAAGAATTGGCACAATTGGAACTGGGATGATCGTTAGTGAGTTTATTAATGCCTGCCGGGAAAATAAGGAAGTTGAATTTACTTGTCTTTATTCGCGTAGTTTAGATAAAGCAAAAATTTTCAGTTTAAAAAATAATTTACAAGTCCGAATGGTTGATAATTTTGAGGAAATGTTAGATTACATTGATATAATTTACATTGCCTCACCAAATGGGTTACATTATCAGCAAGCAAAGTATTTTTTACAACAACAAAAACATGTTTTACTGGAAAAACCAGCAACTTTTTTACAAAATGAAATTATTGATTTAAAAAATATTGCTTTAATGAATAATGTTATTTTAATGGAGGCCTTTAAACCAATTCATTTACCTGAGTTTCAAATTTTAAAAAAAACCGTTGATGAAATTAAACCATTTTTAGCTAATTTTAACTGGAGTAAATATTCGAGCCGGATGAAAGATGTCTTAAATGATGAATATCCATCAATTTTTGATGAAATATTAGGACGAGGTTCATTATATGATGCCTTAATTTATCCTGTTGAGTTAGCAGGGGCATTATTTGGCCCGATTAAAGAAGTTAAAGCCATGAGTCATAAGTTAAAAAATGGTGTTGATATCAATAATATTGTTTTATTACGTCATCAAAATAATATTTTTACAAGTATCGTTTGTTCAAAGGCAACAAATGGTAAAAATGATAGTGAAATTTTAAGTTATGATTATACAATTACTTTTAATAATTTAACTAGCCTTAATAACTTAGCTCTCCATAGCCGAGAGCAAGATGATTATCAATATTTAACAACATCATCTAGTAGTACTAATAAAATGGTATATGAATTAAATGCTTTTCTTAGTCTTATTAATACAAATAATTTTAAAGAAATGGAACGGTTACTAGATTTAACAATTAATGCAATCGCAGCATTGGAAGCTATTGACCGCAATCAAAATCAGCAAGGAGAATTTATTAATGAAATTAAATAA